The stretch of DNA TACAAGCAGTCTGATGATTATCTCAGAATCTGTAGTTGTTAGGAATGCCCATCCAATATTCTGGAGTCTTTCTCTTGTTGATTCAGAATTTACAAGATCCCCATTATGTCCTACAGCTACATCGCCTATGGCAGAAGTGACTACAATTGGCTGACTATTTTGGGCTACTGAACGACCGGTAGTTGAGTATCGGACATGTCCGATCCCATAATTCCCTTCAATTTCGTTGTAACGTTGCCCGCTTAAAACTTCATGTACCAATCCTACGTTAGCTAATGATTGGATTTTATTATCTTTGTATACAGCTATGCCTGCTCCTTCTTGACCACGATGCTGGATAACCCTTAGCGCTCGTTTTAGAGACGGAACAGCATCTGAGGTCAGTGCCATGGCGACAACCCCGCAATAATGTCCGGGCATGTCGACCATGTAATCCTCCATTAGTGCTGTTTAGCCCAGGAATAGGATCTAATCCTGGTAGTCTTGCCATATCCGCAGGAGGCGCATGTGCCTTTTACGATGTTGTATGCGCTCCTTCCGCAACGGCGACAAGGTATGTGAGACTTGCCGCTTGATCTTTTACCCATAGAGGGAGTACCTTTTCCCATATCTTCATCTCCTTAGTAAATCTGATTACGGTGAAATATAGATCACATTGTCCCCGCGCACGATTGTCAAATCGAGCTTCCTCACCACTTCGTTATTCACAAGTTCTTCAGCGTTTTTAAGCACTAAATTCATGTGTGGGTCATATCCATCAAGGATTCCCCTGTATTCTCTGCCTGCTTTT from Candidatus Methanomassiliicoccus intestinalis Issoire-Mx1 encodes:
- a CDS encoding 50S ribosomal protein L37e — translated: MGKGTPSMGKRSSGKSHIPCRRCGRSAYNIVKGTCASCGYGKTTRIRSYSWAKQH
- a CDS encoding LSM domain-containing protein, with the protein product MQKPLTVLNQTINRPVIVELKAGREYRGILDGYDPHMNLVLKNAEELVNNEVVRKLDLTIVRGDNVIYISP